One Purpureocillium takamizusanense chromosome 1, complete sequence genomic window carries:
- the cwf29 gene encoding RNA-binding protein Cwf29 (EggNog:ENOG503P2CR~COG:A) — MNKIRAIQALNKKEIEQGISPDASWHADYRDTAFVYFGGLPYELSEGDVITIFSQFGEPVFLKLARDNETGKSKGFGWLKYENQRSTDLAVDNLGGAEIGGRMISVDHARYKPRDDEDPDEFKIGWEDMMRREGKAVSEDESSDEETQRPLLPEEQELATLMREHDDDDPMKGFLIEEKKKEVDEAKRRADRKDRKHKHRRHRSHRHKIGDDSDDGHRRSRSRGDESKDSRDRRQKGRDSVQKRDRGDSPQRDRRRGRREEDAGSGRRRDRHRDSSRDMDRGRGRHDRQGSGEPDRRKRRDDGGHERRHTWRSRSRSPRRREDKI; from the exons ATGAACAAAATCCGCGCTATCCAAGCGCTCAACAAAAAGGAGATAGAGCAGGGAAT CTCCCCCGATGCATCCTGGCATGCCGACTACCGCGACACGGCCTTTGTGTACTTTGGCGGCTTGCCATACGAGCTGTCCGAAGGCGACGTCATTACTATATTCTCCCAGTTCGGCGAGCCTGTGTTCTTGAAGCTTGCACGCGATAACGAAACCGGCAAGTCCAAGGGCTTTGGCTGGCTCAAGTATGAGAACCAACGAAGCACCGACCTGGCCGTGGACaacctcggcggcgcagagaTTGGCGGCAGGATGATTAGCGTCGATCATGCACGGTACAAACCtcgagacgacgaagacCCCGACGAATTCAAAATTGGCTGGGAGGATATGATGCGTCGGGAAGGCAAGGCCGtgtccgaggacgagagcaGTGACGAAGAGACGCAACGGCCCTTACTACCCGAGGAACAAGAGTTGGCGACCCTGATGCGGGAacacgacgatgacgaccctATGAAGGGATTCCTTatcgaggagaagaagaaagaggTCGATGAGGCGAAGAGGCGAGCAGACAGGAAGGATCGAAAGCACAAACACCGACGCCACCGGTCTCACAGACACAAGATTGGTGATGACAGCGATGATGGCCATAGGCGGTCACGGTCACGGGGGGACGAGTCAAAGGATAGCCGAGACCGTCGACAAAAAGGGAGAGACTCGGTTCAGAAGAGAGACCGCGGAGACTCCCCACAGAGggatcgacgacgaggcaggagggaggaggacgcTGGCTCTGGGCGAAGACGGGATCGCCACAGGGACAGCAGCCGAGATATGGACAGGGGAAGGGGACGTCATGACAGGCAAGGCTCAGGTGAACCTGACCGTAGGAAGCGTCGGGACGACGGTGGTCACGAGCGGAGACACACATGGCGGAGTAGAAGCCGGTCACCGCGTCGACGCGAGGACAAGATATAA
- the HSV2 gene encoding Phosphatidylinositol 3,5-bisphosphate-binding protein, variant 2 (EggNog:ENOG503NUJF~COG:S), whose translation MQFVLFCACCCSCPPSLTPVRGTVFHTKSCLLKASRDFNAGIGLVEMMGMANYLALVGGGKSPKFAMNKAIIWDDMKGKVALEIAALSSVRGVQLGRERIIVVLQNSVRIYSFAKPPTLLHVYETADNYLGLCCLSEKKIAFPGRTVGQIQLVDLATGNVSIIPAHSSALKAIQLSPDGELLASASETGTLIRVYSTGNCARVAELRRGIDPATIFSLAFSPSGAMLACTSDKSTLHIFDVPNTQRLSVHRSQHMGGDGDTGKWGILGRIPLMPRVFSDVYSFTSAPFEAGDESMIGGIPFSEGTVLGTTRAPKGVIGWIAEDSLVIVGAGQDARWEKFVLVDGEDGKRHCVREGWKRYLGNT comes from the exons ATGCAGTTCGTTCTCTTCTGCGCCTGTTGCTGTTCGTGTCCGCCCTCGCTGACGCCCGTGCGTGGTACAGTCTTTCACACAAAGTCATGCCTGCTAAAGGCATCAAGAG ATTTCAATGCCGGCATCGGACTCGTCGAGATGATGGGCATGGCCAACTATCTCGCCCTTGTAGGGGGCGGCAAGTCTCCCAAGTTTGCCATGAACAAG GCCATCATCTGGGATGACATGAAAGGCAAGGTCGCTCTTGAAATTGCCGCTCTTAGCTCCGTCCGTGGAGTGCAGCTGGGCCGCGAACGCATCATTGTCGTGCTCCAAAACAGCGTTCGTATATACTCCTTCGCCAAGCCCCCCACACTCCTGCACGTCTACGAGACGGCGGACAACTACCTGGGGCTATGCTGCCTTTCCGAGAAAAAAATCGCCTTTCCCGGCCGTACTGTCGGTCAGATCCAGCTCGTTGACCTCGCCACCGGCAACGTCAGCATCATCCCAGCGCACTCCTCcgccctcaaggccatccAACTAagccccgacggcgagcttctcgccagcgccagtgAGACGGGCACTCTCATCCGGGTGTATTCGACGGGAAACTGCGCGAGGGtggccgagctgcggcgcggcatTGACCCTGCCACTATCTTTTCTCTCGCCTTCTCGCCGTCCGGCGCGATGCTGGCCTGCACTTCGGACAAGTCCACGCTCCACATCTTCGACGTGCCCAACACCCAGCGACTGTCTGTGCACAGAAGTCAGCACAtgggtggtgacggcgacaCGGGAAAATGGGGCATCTTGGGCAGAATACCCCTGATGCCGCGTGTCTTCTCCGACGTGTATTCTTTCACCTCGGCCCCGTTCGAGGCAGGCGATGAATCCATGATTGGAGGCATCCCCTTCTCGGAAGGGACTGTACTCGGCACGACACGGGCCCCCAAGGGGGTCATCGGCTGGATAGCGGAGGACAGTCTCGTAATCGTTGGCGCAGGACAGGATGCGCGGTGGGAGAAATTTGTGTtggtggacggcgaggatggaAAGCGACATTGTGTTCGTGAAGGCTGGAAACGATACTTAGGGAACACATGA
- the HSV2 gene encoding Phosphatidylinositol 3,5-bisphosphate-binding protein (EggNog:ENOG503NUJF~COG:S) has translation MNVRPPIETSNPTAVLSVSFNNDSSCFAAGLESGICIFHTKSCLLKASRDFNAGIGLVEMMGMANYLALVGGGKSPKFAMNKAIIWDDMKGKVALEIAALSSVRGVQLGRERIIVVLQNSVRIYSFAKPPTLLHVYETADNYLGLCCLSEKKIAFPGRTVGQIQLVDLATGNVSIIPAHSSALKAIQLSPDGELLASASETGTLIRVYSTGNCARVAELRRGIDPATIFSLAFSPSGAMLACTSDKSTLHIFDVPNTQRLSVHRSQHMGGDGDTGKWGILGRIPLMPRVFSDVYSFTSAPFEAGDESMIGGIPFSEGTVLGTTRAPKGVIGWIAEDSLVIVGAGQDARWEKFVLVDGEDGKRHCVREGWKRYLGNT, from the exons ATGAatgtccgcccgcccatcgAGACATCCAACCCGACGGCAGTCCTGTCCGTCTCCTTCAATAATGACTCTAGCTGTTTCGCCGCTGGTCTTGAGTCTGGCATATGCA TCTTTCACACAAAGTCATGCCTGCTAAAGGCATCAAGAG ATTTCAATGCCGGCATCGGACTCGTCGAGATGATGGGCATGGCCAACTATCTCGCCCTTGTAGGGGGCGGCAAGTCTCCCAAGTTTGCCATGAACAAG GCCATCATCTGGGATGACATGAAAGGCAAGGTCGCTCTTGAAATTGCCGCTCTTAGCTCCGTCCGTGGAGTGCAGCTGGGCCGCGAACGCATCATTGTCGTGCTCCAAAACAGCGTTCGTATATACTCCTTCGCCAAGCCCCCCACACTCCTGCACGTCTACGAGACGGCGGACAACTACCTGGGGCTATGCTGCCTTTCCGAGAAAAAAATCGCCTTTCCCGGCCGTACTGTCGGTCAGATCCAGCTCGTTGACCTCGCCACCGGCAACGTCAGCATCATCCCAGCGCACTCCTCcgccctcaaggccatccAACTAagccccgacggcgagcttctcgccagcgccagtgAGACGGGCACTCTCATCCGGGTGTATTCGACGGGAAACTGCGCGAGGGtggccgagctgcggcgcggcatTGACCCTGCCACTATCTTTTCTCTCGCCTTCTCGCCGTCCGGCGCGATGCTGGCCTGCACTTCGGACAAGTCCACGCTCCACATCTTCGACGTGCCCAACACCCAGCGACTGTCTGTGCACAGAAGTCAGCACAtgggtggtgacggcgacaCGGGAAAATGGGGCATCTTGGGCAGAATACCCCTGATGCCGCGTGTCTTCTCCGACGTGTATTCTTTCACCTCGGCCCCGTTCGAGGCAGGCGATGAATCCATGATTGGAGGCATCCCCTTCTCGGAAGGGACTGTACTCGGCACGACACGGGCCCCCAAGGGGGTCATCGGCTGGATAGCGGAGGACAGTCTCGTAATCGTTGGCGCAGGACAGGATGCGCGGTGGGAGAAATTTGTGTtggtggacggcgaggatggaAAGCGACATTGTGTTCGTGAAGGCTGGAAACGATACTTAGGGAACACATGA